One region of Girardinichthys multiradiatus isolate DD_20200921_A chromosome 1, DD_fGirMul_XY1, whole genome shotgun sequence genomic DNA includes:
- the LOC124865505 gene encoding putative helicase mov-10-B.1, with amino-acid sequence MVKLSSYERCQIGLDFFEFLNETKRTFITDRVQLRDIYNAEFRSRNPGTKDPNFGSVLYALKVGNKIKRRKDNILFTQSVRAQYVDQWRTPRTQQSQPELSRSASIEVLTDFCSAEEATMGVRARRKLASELMSKLKMEGYLSKLVADKHGINITSDCPFEKGKLVLRVENTYEYTVKLNMENTGTEPVYFTYYTPLHWLQNLTLHDKNRVTKLKPVLLNPGDFYEVEVSFRSSLVGVFPATLAFEFRPNLDPATTAFHIVRIIEAHCITSLGLELAPVAPYKPRSLPAWTPEPDCKIVDGLPPEGLSVMQLQNVVQIKQYRIPPYMNQLIKLLKQPSLSNENRKVLESPLTWENYTEKFQLLLYLEELQMEFDIRRYNIPNDDRDYAELKRDPSNPRLLVLEVPGVSENRPSVLRGDSLLVYPQGEKGVKYRGYVHSVQLDSVRLGFASELLNRYMKGKDFSFIEGIKFNVEFTINRLTGRLQHRAAELARSCKLGSVLFPSAPPFSCQKPDLPKLKLFDYQLEKNPEQYQAVQHIVAGSSRPAPYLVFGPPGTGKTVTVVEAIKQIEKTQKTCRILACAPSNSAADLLCSKICEHVDHYNVYRMYASSRDPKLVPEHLKDCSNLSGDSYIFPPKEKLMEHKIIVTTLITAGRLVSGAIPSGHFTHVFVDEAGHAVETECLVPLAGLLDAETGQLVLAGDPKQLGPILRSPFALKYRMGVSLLERLMTDFLLYQKNEGFYDNCFVTKLLRNYRSHPSILKIPNERFYDGELQACADEYARNFYSTWEHLPKQGFPVIFHGVAGLDDRESSSPSFFNVTEVEVLMDYVRKLLESQGKKGVAKIAPKDIGIIAPYRKQVQKIRKALEKVGKDFKFKDMNELKIGSVEEFQGQERRVILVSTVRSSPTYLDIDKKFNLGFLKNEKRFNVALTRAKALLIVVGNPLVLSSDTTWASFIQYCREEGGYSGFTHAQEEEEEIIARLSALYISIEAEIETTESVVQQILDPEWRSDM; translated from the exons ATGGTTAAACTGAGTTCATATGAACGTTGCCAAATCGGACTGGACTTTTTCGAGTTTTTGAACGAGACCAAACGGACTTTCATCACAGACAGAGTCCAGCTAAGAGATATTTATAATGCCGAGTTCAGGAGCAG AAACCCAGGAACCAAAGATCCAAACTTTGGTTCAGTGCTTTACGCCCTCAAAGTgggtaacaaaataaaaagacgGAAAGACAACATACTCTTCACCCAATCG GTCAGAGCTCAGTACGTGGACCAGTGGCGCACCCCCAGAACCCAGCAGTCACAACCCGAACTGAGCAGGTCAGCCAGCATTGAAGTCTTGACGGACTTCTGCTCTGCAGAGGAGGCGACGATGGGAGTTAGAGCCCGGAGAAAACTGGCCAGTGAGCTGATGAGCAAACTGAAGATGGAAGG GTATCTGTCCAAGTTAGTCGCTGATAAACATGGTATCAACATCACCTCTGACTGTCCTTTTGAGAAAGGTAAACTTGTCCTGCGTGTGGAAAACACATACGAG TATACGGTCAAGCTGAATATGGAAAACACTGGAACTGAGCCTGTGTATTTCACTTACTATACTCCACTTCACTGGCTTCAGAACTTAACTTTGCATGATAAAAACAGGGTGACCAAACTGAAACCCGTACTTCTAAATCCAG GTGACTTCTATGAAGTAGAGGTCAGTTTTCGGTCTAGTTTAGTCGGGGTTTTTCCGGCTACGCTGGCATTTGAATTCAGACCTAACCTGGATCCTGCCACCACTGCTTTCCATATTGTGCGCATCATTGAGGCTCATTGTATAACTTCGCTAGGACTGGAGTTGGCACCTGTAGCTCCCTACAAGCCTCGTTCCCTCCCAGCCTGGACCCCCGAACCTGACTGCAAGATTGTTGATGGGCTGCCACCCGAGGG GCTGTCTGTGATGCAGCTACAAAATGTGGTTCAGATTAAGCAGTATCGAATACCCCCATACATGAACCAGCTCATCAAGCTGCTGAAGCAGCCTTCTCTCTCCAATGAGAATAG AAAGGTGTTGGAGAGTCCTTTAACTTGGGAGAACTACACCGAGAAGTTCCAGCTGCTGCTGTATCTGGAGGAACTTCAGATGGAGTTTGACATCAGAAGATACAACATTCCCAACGATGACAGAGACTACGCTGAGCTAAAAAGAGACCCAAGCAACCCAAGACTTCTTGTTCTGGAG GTACCTGGTGTCTCAGAGAACCGGCCCTCTGTGCTGCGGGGGGATTCGCTGTTGGTATACCCTCAGGGAGAAAAAGGAGTGAAGTACCGTGGTTATGTTCACAGTGTGCAGCTGGACAGCGTCAGACTGGGCTTCGCCTCTGA ATTACTGAATCGATACATGAAAGGTAAAGACTTCAGCTTTATTGAAGGGATTAAGTTCAACGTTGAGTTCACAATCAACCGCCTGACTGGGCGTCTCCAGCACAGAGCTGCAGAACTTGCAAGGAGCTGTAAACTGGGTAGTGTGCTGTTTCCTTCTGCACCCCCATTCTCATGTCAGAAACCTGACCTCCCCAAACTCAA aCTGTTTGATTATCAGCTGgagaaaaacccagagcagtaTCAAGCTGTCCAGCACATTGTAGCTGGTTCATCCAGACCCGCTCCATATCTTGTGTTTGGTCCTCCAGGAACAG GTAAAACTGTCACTGTAGTGGAGGCCATCAAGCAGATAGAGAAGACCCAGAAAACCTGCCGCATTCTGGCCTGTGCTCCCTCCAACAGTGCTGCTGATCTGCTGTGCAGCAAGATTTGTGAGCATGTAGACCATTACAATGTGTACCGCATGTACGCCAGCAGCCGGGACCCAAAACTTGTCCCTGAGCACCTAAAG GACTGCTCTAACCTGTCGGGAGATTCTTACATTTTTCCTCCCAAAGAGAAGCTGATGGAGCATAAAATTATAGTCACCACCCTGATAACTGCTGGAAG ACTTGTGTCAGGTGCCATTCCTTCTGGACATTTCACCCATGTGTTTGTGGACGAGGCTGGACACGCTGTGGAGACTGAGTGTTTAGTCCCCCTGGCAG GATTGCTCGATGCAGAGACTGGACAGCTTGTTCTAGCTGGAGACCCCAAGCAGCTCGGACCCATCCTCAGATCTCCATTTGCACTGAAATACAGGATGG GAGTATCCCTCTTGGAGCGCTTGATGACCGATTTCCTTCTGTACCAGAAGAACGAGGGCTTCTACGACAACTGCTTTGTGACAAAACTGCTGCGCAACTACAG GTCTCATCCTTCCATTCTCAAGATTCCCAATGAGCGCTTCTACGATGGAGAGCTCCAGGCTTGTGCTGATGAGTATGCACGCAACTTTTACTCCACATGGGAACACCTTCCAAAGCAG GGCTTCCCAGTGATCTTTCATGGGGTTGCTGGTCTTGATGATCGTGAGTCCAGCAGCCCATCATTCTTTAATGTTACAGAAGTGGAGGTGCTGATGGACTACGTGAGAAAACTGCTGGAGTCACAAGGGAAGAAAGGTGTTGCTAAAATTGCACCCAAAGATATAGGCATCATCGCACCCTACAGGAAGCAG GTGCAGAAAATCCGCAAAGCCTTGGAAAAAGTTGGGAAAGACTTCAAATTTAAAGACATGAATGAACTTAAG ATTGGTTCAGTGGAGGAGTTCCAAGGCCAGGAGAGGAGAGTAATCCTGGTGTCCACAGTCAGAAGCAGTCCTACATACTTGGACATAGACAAAAAATTCAACCTGGGCTTTCTCAAGAATGAGAAG AGATTCAATGTGGCTTTGACTCGAGCCAAAGCACTGCTGATCGTGGTGGGAAACCCATTGGTCTTGAGTTCAGATACTACCTGGGCCAG CTTTATCCAGTACTGCAGAGAGGAAGGTGGCTACAGTGGTTTCACACATgctcaggaagaagaggaggagattATAGCCAGATTGTCTGCACTCTACATCAGCATCGAGGctgaaa TTGAGACTACTGAGAGTGTTGTTCAACAGATACTGGACCCCGAGTGGAGGAGCGACATGTGA